Proteins encoded within one genomic window of Balaenoptera ricei isolate mBalRic1 chromosome 10, mBalRic1.hap2, whole genome shotgun sequence:
- the MCHR1 gene encoding melanin-concentrating hormone receptor 1, whose product MDLEASLLPTGPNASNTSDGPDNLTTAGLPPRTGSVSYINIIMPSVFGTICLLGIIGNSVVIFAVVKKSKLHWFSNVPDIFIINLSVVDLLFLLGMPFMIHQLMGNGVWHFGETMCTLITAMDANSQFTSTYILTAMAIDRYLATVHPISSTKFRKPSVATLVICLLWALSFISITPVWLYARLIPFPGGTVGCGIRLPNPDTDLYWFTLYQFFLAFALPFVVITAAYVRILQRMTSSVAPASQRSIRLRTKRVTRTAIAICLVFFVCWAPYYVLQLTQLSISRPTLTFVYLYNAAISLGYANSCLNPFVYIVLCETFRKRLVLSVKPAAQGQLRAISNAQTADEERTESKGT is encoded by the exons ATGGACCTGGAAGCCTCGCTGCTGCCCACCGGCCCCAACGCCAGCAACACCTCGGATGGCCCGGATAACCTCACCACGGCCG GGTTGCCGCCTCGCACAGGGAGCGTCTCTTACATCAACATCATCATGCCTTCGGTGTTCGGTACTATCTGCCTCCTGGGCATCATTGGGAACTCCGTGGTCATCTTCGCGGTGGTGAAGAAATCCAAGCTGCACTGGTTCAGCAACGTGCCCGACATCTTCATCATCAACCTCTCGGTGGTGGACCTCCTCTTTCTCCTGGGCATGCCCTTCATGATCCACCAGCTCATGGGCAATGGTGTCTGGCACTTTGGAGAGACCATGTGCACCCTCATCACGGCCATGGACGCCAACAGTCAGTTCACCAGCACCTACATCCTGACCGCCATGGCCATTGACCGCTACCTGGCCACCGTCCACCCCATCTCCTCCACCAAGTTCCGGAAGCCCTCTGTGGCCACCCTGGTGATCTGCCTCCTGTGGGCCCTGTCCTTCATCAGCATCACCCCCGTGTGGCTCTACGCCAGGCTTATCCCCTTCCCAGGAGGCACCGTGGGCTGTGGCATCCGCCTGCCCAACCCAGACACTGACCTCTACTGGTTCACCCTGTACCAGTTTTTCCTGGCCTTTGCCCTGCCCTTCGTGGTCATCACGGCCGCGTATGTGAGGATCCTGCAGCGCATGACATCCTCCGTGGCCCCCGCCTCTCAACGCAGCATCCGGCTGCGGACAAAGAGGGTGACCCGCACGGCCATCGCTATCTGCCTGGTTTTCTTTGTGTGCTGGGCGCCCTACTACGTGCTTCAGCTGACCCAGCTGTCCATCAGCCGCCCGACGCTCACCTTTGTCTACCTGTACAACGCGGCCATCAGCTTGGGCTATGCCAACAGCTGCCTCAACCCCTTTGTGTACATCGTGCTCTGTGAGACGTTCCGAAAACGCTTGGTCCTATCGGTGAAGCCTGCGGCCCAGGGGCAGCTTCGAGCCATCAGCAATGCCCAGACGGCTGATGAAGAGAGGACAGAAAGCAAGGGCACCTGA